The Nitrosospira lacus genome window below encodes:
- the fabD gene encoding ACP S-malonyltransferase yields the protein MRFACVFPGQGSQSVGMMNGYADFPIVRKTFAEASDILGQDFWAVAEDGPADKVNLTVNTQPLMLMAGVAVYRAWESLGGDAKPFFMAGHSLGEYTALVASGVLAFADALSLVRFRAEAMQLAVPEGVGAMAAILGLEDELVRAVCKQVTDASDGELLEPANFNSPGQIVIAGHRNAVMRGMELAASKGAKRTLMLPVSVPSHCSLMSEAAEKMQQKLELVTLMRPKIPVLHNADVQQHDEPAEIKKILVRQLCEPVRWTETIRSFAAAGVLHVMECGPGKVLSGLNKRIDGNVQSFALTDGIALQHAAAVLM from the coding sequence ATAAGATTTGCATGCGTGTTTCCTGGTCAGGGTTCCCAATCGGTGGGAATGATGAATGGATACGCCGATTTTCCCATTGTGCGCAAAACCTTTGCCGAAGCATCCGATATTCTCGGGCAGGATTTCTGGGCAGTGGCCGAAGATGGCCCGGCTGATAAGGTCAATTTGACAGTTAACACCCAGCCGCTGATGTTAATGGCGGGTGTTGCGGTATATCGCGCTTGGGAAAGCCTGGGAGGAGATGCGAAACCGTTTTTTATGGCGGGGCATAGCCTCGGCGAATACACTGCATTGGTAGCCTCGGGAGTTTTGGCTTTTGCCGATGCCTTGTCACTGGTGCGTTTTCGGGCAGAGGCGATGCAACTGGCGGTCCCGGAAGGCGTGGGGGCCATGGCTGCGATCCTCGGACTTGAGGATGAGCTGGTGCGCGCGGTATGTAAGCAAGTCACGGATGCTTCTGACGGGGAATTGCTGGAACCGGCAAACTTTAATTCGCCTGGCCAGATCGTAATCGCGGGACATAGAAATGCGGTGATGCGCGGCATGGAACTGGCGGCGTCGAAGGGTGCAAAACGAACATTGATGTTACCAGTGAGTGTGCCCTCACATTGCTCTTTGATGAGTGAAGCAGCCGAGAAAATGCAACAAAAGTTGGAGCTGGTGACGCTCATGCGGCCAAAGATCCCGGTATTGCACAATGCGGATGTGCAACAGCACGATGAGCCTGCTGAAATAAAGAAAATTCTGGTGCGGCAATTATGCGAGCCAGTGCGATGGACAGAAACTATTCGCTCCTTTGCCGCAGCGGGTGTTCTTCATGTGATGGAATGCGGCCCAGGCAAGGTGCTGTCGGGACTTAACAAGCGTATAGATGGAAATGTGCAGAGTTTTGCACTGACGGATGGCATTGCACTTCAGCATGCTGCGGCCGTATTAATGTAG
- the mltG gene encoding endolytic transglycosylase MltG, giving the protein MRTLKRIILLVLAGAILFAGWFVYEINKPVRLPVVPYEFSIEPGSSLRSVAKQLADAGVLQDVWSFVLLSRVMGLASSLKAGDYEIGGSTSSLQLLERITKGDVNQSEIRFIEGWTFSQLRQILDEHPAVRHDTTHLSDKEILRLIGAGETPAEGLFFPDTYFFARGSSDTAILRRAYHAMQNHLHSAWAERAADLPLTDPYQALILASIVEKETGRESDRTMVAGVFINRLRLGMLLQTDPAVIYGLGKKFDGNLRKKDLLTDQEYNTYMRGGLPPTPIAMPGLASIQAALNPAKTKALYFVAKGNGESHFSDNLADHNRAVSKYQKRQTP; this is encoded by the coding sequence ATGCGGACGCTAAAACGGATTATTCTCCTTGTACTGGCCGGGGCGATCTTGTTTGCTGGATGGTTTGTCTATGAGATCAACAAACCCGTTCGGCTTCCCGTTGTTCCCTACGAGTTTTCCATCGAACCTGGCAGCAGCTTGAGAAGTGTTGCAAAGCAATTAGCCGATGCAGGTGTTTTGCAGGACGTCTGGTCCTTTGTCCTGTTGTCGCGGGTGATGGGTCTCGCATCTTCCCTCAAGGCCGGAGACTATGAAATTGGGGGGAGTACTTCATCCCTGCAATTGCTGGAGCGTATCACCAAAGGCGACGTCAATCAAAGTGAGATCAGATTCATCGAAGGCTGGACTTTTTCACAGCTTAGACAAATCCTGGACGAGCATCCAGCCGTCCGGCACGACACTACCCACCTGAGTGACAAGGAAATCCTGCGCTTGATCGGCGCAGGCGAAACGCCAGCGGAAGGATTATTTTTCCCCGATACCTATTTTTTTGCCCGCGGCAGCAGCGACACCGCAATATTGAGACGTGCTTACCATGCGATGCAAAACCATCTCCATTCGGCCTGGGCCGAACGCGCCGCGGATTTGCCACTGACAGATCCCTACCAGGCTTTGATCCTGGCTTCCATCGTTGAAAAAGAAACCGGCAGGGAAAGCGATCGCACGATGGTGGCAGGCGTATTCATCAACCGGTTGCGATTAGGCATGTTGCTGCAAACTGATCCGGCTGTTATTTATGGTCTGGGTAAAAAATTTGACGGCAATCTGCGTAAAAAGGATCTTTTGACTGATCAAGAATACAATACATACATGCGTGGCGGCTTGCCCCCCACCCCCATCGCCATGCCGGGACTGGCCTCGATTCAGGCAGCGTTGAATCCTGCTAAAACCAAGGCTCTTTACTTTGTCGCAAAAGGGAATGGGGAATCGCATTTTTCCGACAATCTGGCGGATCACAATCGTGCCGTATCAAAGTATCAGAAACGACAAACACCGTAA
- the gshA gene encoding glutamate--cysteine ligase, whose amino-acid sequence MSNKSSYARLQTRIDASLRPLLIHGLKGIEKESLRITREGAISQLPHPRRLGAALTHPHITTDYSEALLELITPALPDGNEMLGFLTHLHQYVCANLGDELLLAGSMPIGDLRDPAIPIAEYGSSNVGRMKHIYRQGLSYRYGRCMQVIAGIHFNYSLPEPFWPQYQHSMKHAGDLRSFTTQAYMRMIRNLQRYGWLILYLSGSSPAVGKSFVDSRNSLYSGTLQQFDETSYYKPFATSLRMSEIGYLNPVQSMFHVSFNSLDEYIRDLGRATTIPYLGYERIGAKVGDQYRQLNTHFLQIENEYYTSVRPKQPAQSGERPLQALGSRGIQYVEIRSVDVDMFEPAGIAIETTRFLEALGLFCLFQPNAGHDLKQHDEISHNALSVANRGREPGLKLLNDGREIPLQQWALRLCEQMREICEILDNGHADKPYTRALHRQIEAIRHPELTASARVLAAMRAQKMSITELVLQKSLEYTRYFQDAALDAAVGRSFDLHVAASLAQQDQIDATDEIPLNEYLDNYFSQDPSPSIIHSQDTPPEIPDGFLKTRN is encoded by the coding sequence ATGTCAAACAAGTCATCCTACGCACGCTTGCAGACACGCATCGACGCCTCTCTGCGGCCTTTATTAATCCATGGCCTGAAAGGCATCGAGAAGGAAAGCCTGCGCATCACCCGCGAGGGCGCCATCTCGCAGCTGCCCCACCCGCGCCGGCTCGGGGCCGCATTGACGCATCCGCATATCACTACTGATTATTCCGAGGCGCTATTGGAATTGATCACGCCGGCATTGCCGGATGGAAACGAGATGCTGGGTTTTCTGACCCACCTGCATCAATACGTCTGTGCCAACCTCGGTGATGAACTGTTGCTGGCAGGCAGCATGCCTATCGGCGATTTGCGGGACCCGGCAATTCCCATCGCCGAATATGGTTCGTCCAATGTGGGAAGGATGAAGCATATCTACCGGCAGGGTTTGAGCTACCGCTACGGCCGTTGCATGCAGGTCATCGCCGGAATCCATTTCAATTACTCGCTTCCTGAGCCATTCTGGCCGCAATACCAGCATTCCATGAAACATGCCGGCGATCTGCGATCATTCACGACGCAGGCTTATATGCGAATGATCAGAAACCTGCAGCGCTATGGCTGGCTTATCCTGTATTTATCCGGCTCGTCCCCGGCGGTCGGCAAGAGCTTCGTCGATAGCCGCAATTCCCTTTATTCCGGTACGTTGCAGCAATTCGATGAGACTTCATATTACAAACCCTTTGCCACTTCCTTGAGGATGAGCGAGATCGGCTATTTGAATCCCGTTCAATCGATGTTTCATGTTTCCTTTAACAGTCTCGATGAATATATTCGGGATTTGGGCAGGGCAACAACGATACCTTATCTCGGATATGAAAGAATCGGGGCGAAGGTGGGCGATCAGTACCGGCAGTTGAATACCCATTTCCTGCAAATCGAGAACGAGTATTACACTTCGGTGCGGCCGAAACAGCCGGCGCAATCCGGCGAGAGGCCGTTGCAGGCGCTGGGAAGCCGGGGGATTCAATATGTTGAAATACGCTCCGTGGATGTGGATATGTTTGAACCCGCGGGCATTGCGATCGAAACCACGCGCTTTCTTGAAGCACTGGGTCTTTTCTGTCTATTCCAGCCCAATGCGGGGCATGACTTGAAGCAGCATGACGAGATCAGTCATAACGCATTGTCTGTGGCCAATCGCGGCAGAGAGCCGGGACTGAAGCTGTTAAACGACGGACGGGAAATCCCGCTGCAGCAATGGGCGTTGAGGCTGTGCGAGCAGATGCGGGAGATCTGTGAGATCCTGGACAACGGCCATGCCGATAAACCCTACACCCGCGCATTGCACCGGCAGATCGAAGCGATTCGCCATCCCGAGTTGACGGCTTCAGCCAGGGTGCTGGCGGCCATGCGCGCGCAAAAGATGTCGATTACCGAGCTGGTATTGCAGAAGTCCCTTGAATATACCCGTTATTTCCAGGATGCCGCACTGGATGCCGCGGTAGGGAGGAGTTTTGATCTCCACGTCGCCGCTTCGCTGGCGCAACAGGATCAGATCGATGCCACGGATGAGATCCCCCTCAACGAATACCTGGACAATTATTTCTCTCAGGACCCCTCCCCCAGCATCATTCATTCACAGGACACACCTCCAGAGATACCTGATGGTTTTCTCAAAACCCGGAATTAG
- the fabG gene encoding 3-oxoacyl-ACP reductase FabG: MMLQNQIAFVTGASRGIGQAIALELGRQGATMIGTATTEDGAQTISRYLKEAGVKGVGMMLNVNNVVQIENVLNTVRQEFGDVAILVNNAGITRDNLLVRMKDEEWDEIMETDLKSVFRLSRAVLRAMMKARYGRIINISSVVGATGNMGQANYAAAKAGIFGFSKSLAREVGSRNITVNCIAPGFVETDMTRALTGKQHQDLIQHVPLGRLAQPREIASAVAFIASPDAGYITGATLHVNGGMYMD; this comes from the coding sequence ATGATGCTGCAAAATCAAATAGCGTTCGTAACCGGCGCCAGCCGGGGTATCGGACAGGCGATCGCGCTTGAACTCGGCAGGCAAGGTGCCACCATGATTGGGACCGCCACCACCGAAGATGGCGCCCAGACCATCAGCCGTTACCTGAAAGAGGCAGGCGTTAAGGGTGTCGGCATGATGCTGAACGTAAATAATGTAGTTCAGATTGAAAACGTGCTTAATACGGTACGCCAGGAATTTGGTGATGTCGCAATACTGGTGAATAACGCCGGTATTACGCGGGACAATTTACTCGTCCGTATGAAAGACGAAGAGTGGGATGAAATCATGGAAACTGATCTTAAATCAGTTTTCCGATTGAGCCGCGCGGTGCTGCGGGCCATGATGAAAGCAAGGTACGGACGCATCATCAACATTTCGTCGGTGGTGGGCGCTACAGGCAATATGGGACAGGCTAATTATGCCGCGGCCAAAGCCGGGATATTTGGCTTCAGTAAATCTTTGGCGCGTGAAGTGGGCAGCCGCAACATTACGGTCAACTGCATCGCACCGGGTTTCGTAGAGACCGACATGACACGCGCACTTACCGGCAAACAGCATCAGGACTTGATCCAGCATGTACCGCTGGGCAGATTGGCGCAGCCCAGGGAGATCGCTTCAGCAGTTGCGTTTATTGCTTCACCGGACGCGGGATACATTACCGGTGCCACGCTTCACGTAAATGGCGGCATGTATATGGATTAA
- a CDS encoding malate--CoA ligase subunit beta yields the protein MDIHEYQAKEILTKYGVKIAEGGLAYSPEESVQRAREIEGNVWVVKAQIHSGARGKAGGIRICNTHDEVEAAAEELLGKNLITHQTGPAGKTCSRVYIEAGTDIAKELYLCFLIDRSSERIVMVGSAQGGMDIEELAETDPGAVKKIYIEPAVGLQDYQAREMAFSLGLETTQLIHAVRTIKGCYRALRDLDANMVEINPLVVTSSGELIILDAKMSFDDNALFRRHEIAELRDKTQGDSREVAAADHGLSYVGLDGDIGCMINGAGLAMATMDMIKLAGGEPANFLDVGGGASAERTEKAFRLVLADEGVKAMLVNIFAGINRCDWIAEGVVHAVRNIDMSIPLVVRLSGTNVEEGQRILTESGLPIITANTLAEAADKVVRARDEVVVKENKGK from the coding sequence TTGGACATTCACGAGTATCAGGCAAAAGAGATTCTGACAAAATATGGCGTTAAGATCGCAGAAGGTGGTTTGGCTTACAGCCCCGAAGAAAGTGTCCAGCGTGCCAGAGAGATCGAAGGGAATGTCTGGGTGGTAAAGGCGCAGATTCATTCCGGAGCGCGCGGTAAAGCGGGCGGTATCAGGATCTGCAACACTCATGACGAAGTCGAAGCGGCCGCAGAAGAACTGTTGGGAAAAAATTTGATTACCCATCAAACCGGGCCGGCGGGTAAAACATGTTCGAGAGTGTATATCGAAGCGGGAACGGATATTGCCAAGGAATTGTATCTCTGCTTTTTGATTGATCGAAGCTCCGAACGTATCGTCATGGTCGGTTCCGCCCAGGGTGGAATGGATATTGAGGAATTGGCTGAAACAGATCCCGGCGCAGTCAAAAAAATTTATATTGAACCCGCTGTCGGCCTCCAGGACTATCAGGCGCGTGAGATGGCATTTTCATTGGGGCTGGAGACTACGCAACTCATTCATGCCGTCAGGACCATAAAAGGCTGTTATCGCGCGCTGCGCGACCTTGATGCAAATATGGTGGAAATCAATCCATTGGTTGTCACCAGTAGCGGCGAATTAATCATACTGGATGCCAAAATGAGTTTTGATGACAATGCTCTGTTTCGTCGTCATGAAATTGCCGAGTTGCGGGATAAGACCCAGGGAGATTCCCGAGAGGTGGCGGCTGCAGACCACGGCCTGAGTTATGTGGGCCTGGATGGCGATATCGGCTGCATGATTAACGGCGCAGGCCTGGCCATGGCCACCATGGATATGATCAAGCTCGCTGGCGGTGAGCCTGCGAACTTTCTTGACGTTGGCGGTGGTGCATCCGCGGAGCGTACGGAAAAGGCATTTCGCCTGGTACTGGCTGACGAAGGTGTCAAGGCAATGCTGGTCAATATATTTGCCGGAATTAATCGTTGTGATTGGATCGCAGAAGGGGTCGTGCATGCAGTAAGGAATATTGATATGAGCATCCCGCTGGTTGTGCGGTTATCAGGCACAAATGTTGAGGAAGGACAGCGGATCCTCACGGAGAGCGGCTTGCCCATTATTACCGCGAACACGCTGGCGGAGGCGGCTGATAAAGTTGTCCGGGCTCGCGATGAAGTTGTTGTGAAAGAAAACAAAGGAAAATAG
- a CDS encoding multiheme c-type cytochrome, whose product MVVKLGLRLITLTCGALLAASSWANYPSVPKETYKALNLEQTATPKELHEAVTKRYKDPAQGAGRGTLAKYWEPVPYSMYMDPASFYKPPTSMKEVAERQECVKCHTDESPVWVNAWKKSTHANLDKIRNLKPDSPIYYKKAKLEDVEKNLRSMNRLGANEKLKEVGCIDCHVDINTKKKADHMTDLRMPTADVCGTCHLQEFAERESERDTMVWPNKQWPQGRPSHALDWKANVEVAVFAAMPQREIAEGCSMCHTNQNKCDSCHTRHEFSAAESRKPEACATCHSGVDHNNWEAYSMSKHGKIVSMMGDKWNWEVSLKDAYAKGGQTAPTCAGCHFEYEGKYSHNVTRKIRWANYPAVPGIAENINSEWSEARLDSWVKTCTQCHSERFARSYLEFMDKGTLHGLAKFKEAHAVAENLYKDGLLTGQKTNRPAPMAPDKEMFAGFTQLYWSKDNNPAAIELKALEMGENDLPKLHVGLAHVNPGGWTYTEGWGPMNRAYVEIMDENTKIREMAALQARVAKMESRRTSLLDLDSKDDKLSLGGLGGGMLLAGTLALAGWRRREKSGH is encoded by the coding sequence ATGGTAGTGAAGCTTGGGCTGAGGCTCATCACGCTGACATGCGGGGCGCTGCTGGCGGCGTCGTCATGGGCGAACTATCCCAGCGTCCCGAAAGAGACGTACAAAGCGCTGAATCTGGAACAAACGGCCACGCCCAAGGAATTGCATGAAGCGGTGACCAAGCGCTACAAGGACCCGGCGCAAGGGGCTGGGCGGGGGACGCTGGCCAAGTACTGGGAGCCGGTGCCGTACAGCATGTACATGGACCCTGCCTCCTTCTACAAGCCGCCGACCTCGATGAAGGAAGTGGCGGAGCGTCAGGAATGCGTCAAGTGTCACACGGACGAATCGCCGGTATGGGTGAATGCGTGGAAGAAGAGCACGCATGCCAACCTGGACAAGATCCGCAACCTGAAGCCGGACAGCCCGATCTACTACAAGAAAGCCAAGCTGGAAGACGTGGAGAAGAACCTTCGCTCCATGAACCGGCTGGGCGCGAACGAAAAGCTGAAGGAAGTGGGGTGTATCGACTGTCACGTCGACATCAACACCAAGAAGAAGGCCGACCACATGACCGACCTTCGCATGCCCACGGCTGACGTATGCGGCACCTGCCACCTGCAGGAATTTGCCGAACGCGAATCCGAGCGCGACACCATGGTATGGCCGAACAAGCAATGGCCGCAGGGACGTCCCTCGCATGCGCTGGACTGGAAAGCCAACGTAGAAGTTGCGGTATTTGCCGCCATGCCGCAGCGCGAGATAGCCGAAGGCTGCAGCATGTGCCACACCAACCAGAACAAATGCGACTCCTGCCATACCCGGCACGAATTCTCCGCGGCCGAATCGCGCAAGCCCGAAGCGTGCGCCACCTGCCACAGCGGGGTGGACCACAACAACTGGGAAGCTTACTCCATGAGCAAGCACGGCAAGATCGTATCGATGATGGGCGACAAATGGAACTGGGAAGTCTCGCTCAAGGACGCCTACGCCAAGGGTGGCCAGACCGCCCCGACCTGCGCGGGGTGCCACTTCGAATATGAAGGCAAGTACAGCCACAACGTCACGCGCAAGATACGCTGGGCCAACTACCCGGCCGTGCCCGGCATAGCCGAGAACATCAACAGCGAATGGTCGGAAGCGCGGCTGGACTCCTGGGTCAAGACCTGCACCCAGTGTCACTCCGAGCGTTTTGCCCGCTCCTACCTGGAATTCATGGACAAAGGCACCCTGCACGGCCTGGCCAAATTCAAGGAAGCGCATGCAGTCGCCGAGAACCTCTACAAGGACGGCCTGCTCACCGGACAGAAGACCAACCGTCCGGCGCCGATGGCACCGGACAAGGAAATGTTCGCCGGCTTCACCCAGCTCTACTGGTCCAAGGACAACAACCCCGCGGCGATCGAACTCAAGGCGCTGGAAATGGGAGAAAACGACCTGCCCAAACTGCACGTAGGCCTGGCCCACGTCAACCCGGGCGGCTGGACCTACACCGAAGGGTGGGGCCCGATGAACCGCGCCTACGTCGAAATCATGGACGAAAACACCAAGATACGCGAAATGGCGGCGCTGCAGGCCCGGGTAGCCAAGATGGAATCACGCCGCACCAGCCTGCTGGACCTCGACAGCAAGGATGACAAGCTCTCGCTGGGCGGCCTGGGCGGCGGCATGCTGCTGGCTGGCACCCTCGCGCTGGCTGGCTGGCGCCGGCGCGAAAAAAGCGGGCATTGA
- the acpP gene encoding acyl carrier protein has translation MENVEQRIKKIVAEQLGVNEADVKNESSFVDDLGADSLDTVELVMALEEEFKCEIPDEQAEKINTVQQAIDYINSHSN, from the coding sequence ATGGAAAATGTAGAGCAGCGTATAAAAAAAATCGTAGCTGAGCAACTGGGAGTGAATGAGGCGGATGTCAAGAACGAATCGTCCTTCGTGGATGATCTGGGCGCTGATTCACTCGATACCGTAGAACTGGTCATGGCGCTGGAAGAAGAATTCAAGTGCGAAATTCCCGATGAGCAGGCAGAGAAAATAAATACCGTTCAACAGGCCATTGATTACATCAATTCTCACTCTAACTAA
- the fabF gene encoding beta-ketoacyl-ACP synthase II yields the protein MSKRRVVITGLGIISPIGNTVPDAWANVVAGKSGVTRITRFDASAFASQIAGEVKDFNVTNYLSAKDARRMDIFIHYGMAAAIQAVKDAGIGEIAGTHLDAERIGVNIGSGIGGLSMIENTHDTYHAGGPRKISPFFIPSTIINMIAGNLSIMFGFKGPNLAIVTACTTATHCIGDSARLIEYGDVDVMVAGGAESCVTPLAIGGFASARALSVRNDEPATASRPWDKGRDGFVLGEGAGVLVLEELEHAKRRGAKIYAELAGFGMSADAYHMTAPSEDGEGAARCMTNALRNAGLETAAVDYINAHGTSTPLGDIAETIAVKRCFGEHAKKLVVNSTKSMTGHLLGAAGGVEAIFSALAVHHQISPPTINIFDQDPACDLDYVPNIAREMKIDVAMSNSFGFGGTNGTLIFRRI from the coding sequence TTGTCCAAGCGTAGGGTAGTCATTACCGGTCTAGGTATTATTTCGCCCATCGGAAACACTGTTCCGGATGCGTGGGCGAATGTTGTCGCGGGAAAATCGGGTGTTACCCGTATTACCCGTTTCGATGCTTCCGCATTTGCGTCCCAGATTGCCGGTGAGGTCAAGGATTTCAATGTCACGAACTATCTTTCTGCTAAAGATGCGCGCCGAATGGATATTTTTATCCACTATGGCATGGCTGCGGCAATCCAGGCGGTCAAGGATGCAGGTATCGGGGAGATAGCCGGTACGCATCTAGATGCCGAGCGTATCGGTGTCAATATCGGCTCCGGAATCGGGGGCTTATCGATGATCGAGAATACCCATGACACTTATCACGCGGGTGGTCCGCGCAAGATCTCGCCTTTCTTCATTCCCAGTACCATCATCAACATGATTGCCGGTAACCTGTCCATCATGTTCGGGTTCAAGGGGCCGAATCTCGCGATTGTCACCGCGTGTACCACTGCGACTCATTGCATTGGCGACTCGGCACGTCTGATCGAATACGGTGATGTGGATGTAATGGTTGCGGGTGGCGCCGAGTCCTGCGTGACCCCGCTCGCTATTGGCGGCTTTGCGTCGGCCCGGGCGTTGTCGGTTCGAAATGATGAGCCCGCTACCGCCAGCCGGCCGTGGGATAAAGGCCGGGATGGCTTTGTGCTGGGTGAGGGAGCGGGGGTTCTGGTGCTGGAGGAATTGGAGCATGCCAAGCGCCGGGGAGCGAAAATTTATGCCGAGCTCGCCGGATTTGGCATGAGCGCCGATGCCTATCACATGACCGCGCCCTCTGAAGATGGTGAGGGTGCCGCACGTTGCATGACCAATGCGCTCAGAAATGCTGGATTAGAGACCGCCGCGGTGGATTACATCAATGCTCACGGTACTTCCACTCCGCTGGGTGACATCGCAGAAACCATCGCGGTGAAGCGCTGTTTTGGTGAGCATGCGAAGAAACTTGTGGTGAATTCCACAAAATCCATGACGGGACATTTGCTGGGTGCAGCAGGCGGGGTGGAGGCAATATTCTCCGCCTTGGCGGTACATCATCAGATTTCTCCGCCCACCATCAATATTTTTGACCAGGATCCCGCATGCGATCTGGATTACGTTCCCAATATCGCGCGAGAAATGAAGATCGACGTGGCGATGTCAAATTCATTTGGCTTTGGTGGCACAAACGGTACGCTGATCTTTCGCAGGATTTAA
- the sucD gene encoding succinate--CoA ligase subunit alpha: MAILVSESTRIIIQGFTGKIGTFHAQDMIRYGSNVVGGVTPGKGGQRHLDLPVFNTVKEAVRQVGAEASIVFVPPAFAADSIMEAADAGIKYCVAITDGIPTQDMMTVKNFLRRLPVQERMVLTGPNCAGTISPGRAMLGIMPGHIYMQGNVGVVGRSGTLGYEAADQMRILGIGISTSVGIGGDPIIGSSHRDILEKFEEDVETKAVIMIGEIGGPQEVEAGIFAKEHMSKPLIAYIAGLTAPEGRRMGHAGAIISSAGESAAEKVAMLKELGITICPTPAAMGDTVAAVLARM, from the coding sequence ATGGCAATCCTGGTTAGCGAGAGTACGCGTATCATCATTCAAGGTTTCACCGGGAAAATCGGTACCTTCCATGCGCAGGACATGATCCGTTATGGGTCCAATGTCGTGGGGGGGGTTACCCCGGGCAAGGGCGGCCAGCGGCACCTGGATCTGCCGGTATTCAATACAGTAAAAGAAGCTGTACGACAGGTCGGAGCGGAAGCCAGCATCGTATTTGTTCCGCCGGCGTTCGCGGCGGATTCGATTATGGAAGCCGCTGACGCCGGCATTAAATACTGCGTGGCGATTACCGATGGCATTCCCACTCAGGATATGATGACGGTCAAGAACTTTCTGCGCCGCTTGCCTGTCCAGGAAAGAATGGTCCTGACCGGCCCGAACTGCGCCGGTACGATCAGTCCGGGACGCGCGATGCTGGGAATCATGCCCGGGCATATTTATATGCAGGGGAATGTTGGTGTTGTTGGCCGTTCCGGTACGCTGGGCTATGAAGCTGCTGATCAGATGAGAATATTGGGTATTGGCATATCAACCTCGGTAGGTATTGGCGGGGATCCGATTATCGGCAGTTCGCACCGTGATATTCTTGAAAAATTTGAAGAGGATGTTGAAACCAAGGCAGTAATCATGATCGGTGAAATTGGCGGACCACAGGAGGTTGAGGCGGGTATTTTTGCCAAAGAACATATGAGCAAGCCGTTAATTGCCTACATTGCGGGCCTAACCGCACCGGAAGGTCGTCGCATGGGACATGCCGGCGCGATTATTTCATCGGCCGGCGAAAGCGCCGCGGAGAAAGTGGCTATGCTGAAAGAACTGGGTATCACTATCTGCCCGACTCCTGCCGCAATGGGTGACACCGTGGCCGCAGTATTGGCAAGGATGTAA
- a CDS encoding HpcH/HpaI aldolase/citrate lyase family protein, with protein sequence MSHTLYEASVLRVQRCELAVPGSNPGMFEKAMNSGADFIFLDLEDAVAPDDKIKARKNVIEALNDLDWKGHGVTVSVRINGLDTQFMVRDVVDLVEQAGQRLDTILIPKVGVYADVYMVEAMLNQLEMQQGLKNRIGIEALIETALGMANVEDIARNGGSGRLEALHFGVADYAASNRARTTNIGGLNPDYPGDQWHAAISRMTVACRAYGLRPIDGPFGDIKDPDGYNLAAKRAAALGCEGKWAIHPSQIALANDVFTPPAAEIEKAHRILAALAEAAAHGKGAAALDGRLIDAASARMANNVVKMAEAIAART encoded by the coding sequence ATGAGTCACACATTATATGAAGCTTCCGTCCTACGTGTGCAGCGCTGCGAACTGGCTGTTCCGGGATCGAATCCGGGTATGTTTGAGAAAGCGATGAATAGCGGCGCAGATTTTATTTTTCTTGATCTTGAAGATGCAGTTGCTCCCGATGACAAAATAAAGGCACGTAAAAATGTTATTGAAGCGCTTAATGATCTTGATTGGAAGGGTCATGGTGTAACAGTCTCGGTGCGTATCAATGGTCTGGATACACAGTTCATGGTTCGCGACGTAGTTGATCTGGTGGAACAGGCAGGTCAGAGACTGGATACCATTTTGATTCCGAAAGTAGGGGTTTATGCTGATGTATATATGGTTGAAGCCATGTTGAATCAGCTGGAAATGCAGCAAGGACTGAAGAACAGAATCGGTATTGAAGCGTTGATTGAAACCGCCTTGGGTATGGCTAATGTAGAGGACATTGCCCGCAATGGCGGATCGGGCCGTCTCGAAGCCCTGCATTTCGGTGTAGCCGACTACGCCGCCAGTAATCGTGCCAGGACAACGAACATTGGCGGACTCAATCCGGATTATCCGGGTGATCAGTGGCATGCCGCCATCAGTCGTATGACAGTTGCATGCCGGGCCTATGGCTTACGGCCCATTGACGGGCCCTTTGGCGACATCAAGGATCCCGATGGTTATAATCTGGCGGCTAAAAGAGCCGCTGCCTTGGGCTGTGAAGGCAAGTGGGCTATCCATCCTTCACAAATTGCCCTCGCAAATGATGTATTCACACCCCCTGCGGCGGAGATTGAAAAAGCCCATCGTATTCTGGCTGCGTTAGCGGAGGCGGCCGCTCACGGAAAGGGAGCGGCCGCGCTGGATGGCCGGTTGATTGATGCCGCGTCGGCAAGAATGGCCAATAACGTAGTTAAGATGGCGGAGGCCATCGCTGCGAGAACCTGA